The Dermacentor variabilis isolate Ectoservices chromosome 4, ASM5094787v1, whole genome shotgun sequence genome contains the following window.
ACTTTTTCGAGAAGGGATTCCACCTATGCAGCGGTGACAAGCGTTTGCAGCATCACATTGACGTGAAATATAATTGACGGATGGAGATAAACAAAGACAAGTGCAAGGTTCCAcgtacagggtcctgaatatttggctgcgcgtgttcaaaaaaagagtttgtgctcaccgctgcactgttcttgctcaaattttgcagaatgatcgcattttggcgtcgacttcgtttagtgTAACACTTGGCATGATTAGTCACCTGTTTTCTAAGACAAAAAATTAGAAACTGTTTTCGTCTATGGGAAAAATGGTGTCTGAAAAGCCGGCCCTTGCACAGACTTGTGTCTCCACATCGCGCcgtctgcagaaagcagcgtttcagggagggctgcaGCGTGTTGCCCGCCCCtggaaccatagagtttctcactatgttATATTgagctcgcatccccataagcACAGGCAAATTTCCACTTTTTTTCTTAGAAACCAgacaattaactgtgccaagtgttatactaagcGAAGTCGATGCCGAAATGTGACCGTTGTGCAGAATTCGAGCAAGAAGAGTGCAGGGGTGAGTGCAAAATCTTTTTGAACAGGCGCAGCCAAATGCTCAGGACCCTGTACGTAGAACCTTGCCCTTGTCTTTGGTCAGCTTTATCCGTCAATTTTTACATCATTTGTAAACTTTTTAAAGATCAGATTGAAGAACAGACGGATAGGAAGAAGATTGTATTACtccctaaataaataaatcattgaCGAATAGCCTAATACGTAAGTTAATTGAACCTGACATCTTGCTTATTTATGTCAGGTGCTTACAGAACCTCATGGAGCAGCTGAAGAAACTGTGCTGAACGATGAATCGGATTAGCCCGTTATGACAAATCGAAATCTGTTTATAAAGCACTTTACAATCCAAACGTAAATGTTTGGGTTCAAATGTAATTTACTATGGATCATGCACAAGAGAGGATGACATAATGAACCAAAAGCTTTACGGAAGCCCTAAGAAGTACAGTCAACTTGAAACCCACTGTTCAAAGCGATAAAGAGTGAAAAAGACAATCCCGAGCTTAACAGGAAGAATTTCTATGGAAACCATGATCACGTGTGGTGAAAAAATAGAAGCTACTGGACTCAGAAAACCTAATAAAGTGAGCATAAATGCTACGTTTCATCCTCTTAAACTTTAAACTAGGGAGCGATATTGGTCTACAGTTGAAAAGATAATTAGAACCACCAAGTCAAATAGACAAACTATTTTCTCCACGCTCCTGTGACCCGGTAATGATTGGCGAGGCAGTGATTGAGCGGAAATGTTGGACAACCTACTTCAGTATTTCATAAGCACTTTTGATTAATGTTGTCAGTTCCAGAACAGAACGTTACCTTTAGTGAACGTATTAATTTCATGATTCTAATTGAACCAATTACTACAGGATCTAGTGGCAGACAATTTGACTCACAGACCTCTGGAGAATGAACATGGGAGGTGTGCAGAAGAATATACGAAAACACCCCATTAAGCAAAGTACAGCATTTTATTCCCCGAGAAACAATAATATCACCGGATATGTCAGTCTTAtgtcttactttctttttaactaCCTATAATATTCCAGAATTTCCTTGTGCTCCGCAGCAGCAAGAATAAGAGTATATTATCATAAAATACGGGCTTGGCCTCCGTTGAAACGCTCGCAATTAGGACACAAATAATATGCAAATGAAGTAAGATATGCAGCAAAAGTAAAGTATGTCGGAGCAATGGAACGGACTTTACAACCGTCACCGATCATAGAGTCAGACAACGAGTATTTCTGTGCTGCTTCCTTCCAACAAAACGGCCGGTGCAAATGCCTATAGCAGTTTTCCCGTATTGCAATAGTCTTTGCACTTGTTTTGTGCTCGCCTTTGTATTTCTGCTATTCTCTCTACCAGATATTTTACGTCCCGTGGTACATAGTGAGACATCGGACTTTAACTTCAGCCTAGTCTCTCTCGCCTTCATCACCTTGTCACATAGCGAGAAGTAAGAAAAAAGTAATAGAAGTAAAatagaagaggcaaaaaaagagaaaaaactttGCTACACTAACACCTTAGACATTGCACGCTGGGGCATCGGCACAGTGTATCTCGCTTATCGACGCGTGAATTTTGCGAGAGGTATTTCACATAAAAATGTGTCATTTGAGTCTGTTCCAGAAGATATCGCGGAACATGCTGAAGTTACAGATCCGTATTTATTGTTATTGCATAGCACTTTGTTTCATGACTGCTGTCGCGTCATCACACAGCtatacaaataaaacaaaatggaaTGGGCATGTTAGGCACAAGAGTGTTCGGTTGGCTGTCCTGCACTGGACGAGGTGGACTGGATGCAAAAAgcagagagagataaaagaaagaTTGTTAGCGAAGATGCACTTTCGCATTCAATGATAACGTCACGCAGCCACTGGCATTTGTACGGATCAATCATTTTCAAAAAGCATAGCAGAAAGGTCAGTATTTCGTGGGCTAATAAGCGGTGATATCCGTGCTCCAGAATTGAAATGACGGTGATGTGTCGTCCCGATGCGTTACAGGGGGCGCAAACGGATTGCCTCTGTAAGCAGATATAGTCGCTGAGAGAGCGAAATAAGTTGACAGGAAAGGCCACGCTCCATCAATTCTCGCAATGTAAGTTGCAGAGTTGAAGGGCAGTCAGCGTTGTAGTTTACGTTGCCGAAATTGACGCAGTTTTTCGCAACATTCGAGCCGTGTAGGCATAGATTCGTTGGCCGTTGTAACACCCTATAGCTCTCCGTGGGAGAAACGTTCGCTGACATCGTCGTCTCTTTGACAGGCCAGTGAACCGCAGTGAAAATTTCCTCGCAGGTCGACTCCATTGGAGAACCTTCCTTGATCACGTTCGCGGCAGGTATCCATGTGTATCATCTCTCGAAGCCACGATGCCCTTTCCATTGGGGTTCACACAAAACGCAAGAAATGGAAACCCTCACTCCAGCTCCGTGAGCAATCTGCAAGTTTATTGCTGACGTGACTGCATCCTTCCTATGGTCATTGCCGAAAGACGACTCGGTCAACTTACTCGACCTCTTCCACCGAAAGGCATTTCAATAAGCTTGTCATGTTAGAGAGAGTGCCGAATAGCAAAGAGGCGGATTGACGTCAGTGCTCTTCTGGGGTAACGACAAAAGCCGAAGCCCTTTGATGGGCAAGATAACGAGCGTGGCTCGCCTAGATTTAGTGGCTGCCGCGCAGAGAAGAGATACGAATGCATAACAACTGATGTGATCATCGCTAAAGCGTGACAATCACTTTAGAAAAGATATACTAAGGGGAATTGGACGAATGCTTTAAGACAGGACTCCCGATCCCAGCGGTCAGTTAactgtaaaagtactgaaagttgggcgagttggtagctattcattatgaaactgcagcgcgcacagcaaactaGACACAAGGCAAAGGTAACACTCAAGCATTTTGTGTTGCTTTGCGTCTAGTTTGCTGCGCGCATTGTAGTTTCACAATGGTCAGTTAATTGTGCACGAAGGGTAGCACCAGCAACTAGAGTGACTTCCTAATTTTTCAGTGCCTAAAGTTTGTTCATCAGGAAACACTTTTTGAGCACCGAATGCggcgaagaaacaaagaaaagctaCGATAACGCAACTGGGCGCGCATCGTATGTACGTGATAAAGCCTTGCTGAAATATAGTACAAGCGAACACttctacaaataaaaaaaacaataatccTAAAGGGACCAGAGGAATTGcttttttcattatttgtttcctACATGTTACGATTGCTATCAGCTGAGAGGTCTTTCTTTGGCGACGATTGCAGGAGGCGCCCCACCACTTTCCCTTTCTTCATTTAATATCCGGCATATAAATAGCCGATGTGCGTACGTGACATATGCAGTTCGGCTTGTGTTATTTTCATGTCAGAATCTGGTGACGCAGGCTAAGAACTTTTCCCTCCCAAGTGCAGCGCAATTTGCACTGCGGTCACGCAATGCAGTTCCAGTCACGAAAGCAGATGTCATgggaaccaatttgaaaaaaaaaaaagcggaatgGCGAAGCGACCGCACCTGTGCACCCCTTGTGACGTCACTATGTGGGCCTCAGCGTGTTCTAACTTATTTGCAATGAAAGAGAAAAGCGACCTGATTTCGTCAGTCCTGGACGAGCTTTTAAGCGGCAGGCTCGCACCTCGTCGGGTTGATTGAATGAATCTCAGGGTTTGTGTTTGGCAGCCCCACCGAAGCGACGCGCTCTCGTAGCATATACGCAGAAAAAGCCGTCGGGCAATAACGTTCAGCTAAAAGTATCTTGCTGACTGCAGTTCGCTGGAAGCCATGGAGTCGTCGGTGCGCCACCTCGCTCTCACGTTCCACTCGTGGTTTCCTCCCCGTGACAGCGTCGCCGAGGGTTGGCCACTTGCCGGCAATCCCGTGTCCATCGCACTCATCACGGCCACCTACGTCTACTTCGTCACCACGGCCGGACCAAAATGGATGTCAGGCCGCAAGGCGTTCGACCTGAGGCGCTGCATTCTCCTGTACAACCTGTTCACCACCTTTTTCAGTGCGTACTTCCTGTGCCGCTTTTTGAAGCTCGGCTACTGGGACCTCGGCTACACGTTCCTCCAGGACATGGACCGGAGCGACTCGCCCGCCAACCTCGAGATCAAGCGCCTCTCGTGGTGGCTGTACGTGTTCAAGCTCGTCGAGCTCTCGGACACCGTGTTCTTCGTGCTGCGCAAGAACAACCGCCAGGTCAGCACGCTGCACGTCGTGCACCACGTGATCGTGTCGTGGAACATGTGGCTGAACGTGACCTACGGAGCACAGGCACAGGCCATGTTCATCGCGTGCCTCAACTCGTTCGTGCACGTGTTCATGTACGCCTACTACTTCCTGGCTGCGCTCGGTCCGGCCTTCAGGAAGCACTTGTGGTGGAAGAAGTATCTGACCATGATGCAGATCTCTCAGTTCGTCATACTGTTTGCGCACGCCATTGGCATGGTGTTGGCCAAGGGCAACTATGTCGTGTTCTTTGTGTGGATAGAGTTCGCGGAAGCGGTGTTGTTCTTCGTGTGGTTTATGGCCTTTTACTCGAATGCATACAAAAAGAGTGTCTAGGTTTTGCAGATGGTTACGAAAGTCGTGTTCTAAGGCTTCGAGTACTCAAGTGCGCGGAGGCAGCTATAATAGTTGCTATATTATGGTTTTACCTTACTTACACTCTTCTTAATGATCTTTAGATATTATAAACGAAACAGATGAAGCTTGACTCGTCTGATATGGAAAGCCACTGCTGCACTTCATCTCGTTTTTAGTATACAGAACGCAGAGTGACATTTGGCTAGCAGAAAAGAAAGGGCTGGAGCTAGTGAgtgaagagcgagagagagagagaaagagagagagagagagagagtctagATGCTAGAGCCCTTGTCGACAACAATATGTTAATTATGACCTTGATGCCGTACGTTACTCGCTGAACACTTTATCATATGGAAGTGACACTGAAATCTCGAGAGTCACGCTTTCTTCGCAATTCGTCGAACAGTGAACTCTACCCCCGGTAGAGATGTTTGGCATGGATGTTTGCGGCTCATTTCAAGGATGTCGTTTTGTAGCTGGAAACTGGTGAAAGAGTTCCGATGTAGAAATCATGTCGCCTTTTCATCTATCCTCGAAACGAGGCAAATATTTGGAAAGGGCTGTGGCACTGGCTTCAAGCTGACAACCGCCCAGGCCGAAGCTACAGCGTCGAGAGCCCGCATGTTCTTGTCGAGGTATTACACGCTGGACGTGTTCCATCTTTATGCAAACATGGCATATGATGGCTCCATGGGACTTGCAAAAGTTGCTGTTCTACATCGAAGTTTGTATCATAGTCATATTTtgcttgtaaataaaaaaaaagggggggaattTATTCCCCGCCTTCTTATGCCTGTTCACGTTTGACTCAGTTTGTCAAAAAACACTGATAAACAAGCATGTTTTAGGGTCTATGAAAACTGAACAATATTAGATTTCTCCACGCGTGCTACAGCAACCTTGGAGATTATATCATTATCAGTAGATACGTGGGACATGGTCGCAATACTGAGACGCTAAATGCGTGCAGTAGGCGTACGCCTTCGCATTCTTAACGCATTGAAACGCCCTGCGGGTATGTCGTGGCGTTCGCAAACAACTCACTTATGTGCATCGCATACAAAGGGTTACAAAGTTGCAAGCATCTCTGTAAACGTACGTTGACGCAAGATCGCGAAGTAGTGGAACGCAGCAGAAAGCCGAACAGGGTCGTCACAAGTACCCTTTATTTCGGTTCTGTCCATATCGCAAGTCACGTAGAAGCAAAACGCCAATTCAATTCGCGCGATGTCGTTCTTCGCAGTCGCTTGCTTTTGCGCAAAGCTACATGGACACAAAAATACAGTAGGATATATACGCTAAATGAATCAGGCTGACATCAAGTCTGTGTCAGACGGCGATGACTCTTTCAAGCGAAGAGCTGCTGTATGGGCAAcaattttcagaaaaaaaaattaatttactgATCAGCCTAACTTTGTTTAAATAGCTAAACTTTAAACGCTAATTATGTGGCTCTACATTAGTCTGAGCTTAAGATGCATTGAAAACATAGTAGGGCAGTCAAAATTTGCAGAATAACTTAAGGTTTTCCAGAATTACTGCAGTTGCCATGGTGCAACAAGCAAAATGTTTTCAAACATTCTTCGTGTTGCATTTTTATTCTCTTCCATGTTTTATATTCTGCACCACGCCTGCTTGCTGACTTCATTTTCCTGGTCGTTACTCGAGGTGACCAGTCCGGCAACGGGTATTACATTTATGTTTCGGCGTCCAGCCAGCTGCCTACACAGAAGGCGTAACAGGACTTACATTACAGCTGGAATCTATCTGAATCGACGAGCGATCTCTGAGCTTGGCAAGCTATGCGCACT
Protein-coding sequences here:
- the LOC142578225 gene encoding very long chain fatty acid elongase 7-like encodes the protein MESSVRHLALTFHSWFPPRDSVAEGWPLAGNPVSIALITATYVYFVTTAGPKWMSGRKAFDLRRCILLYNLFTTFFSAYFLCRFLKLGYWDLGYTFLQDMDRSDSPANLEIKRLSWWLYVFKLVELSDTVFFVLRKNNRQVSTLHVVHHVIVSWNMWLNVTYGAQAQAMFIACLNSFVHVFMYAYYFLAALGPAFRKHLWWKKYLTMMQISQFVILFAHAIGMVLAKGNYVVFFVWIEFAEAVLFFVWFMAFYSNAYKKSV